CAGCGGCACCTCGCGGGACAGCTGCTCGATGAGGCTGTTGCTCATCCGCGGGCTGCACAGCAGGATGCCGTCCACCTGCTTGGCGAGCGCGTGGACCAGCTCCTCCTCGACGGCCGGGTCCTCGTTCGTGTCGGTGACGAAGATGTGGTAGTCCCGCTGGCGGGCCTGGGTCTCCGCCGCCTTGATCAGCAGCGGGAAGAACGGGTTCGAGATGTCCGGCACGATCAGGCCCATGTTGTGCGTGCGGCCGGTGATCAGTGCCCGGGCCGCGCGGTTGGGCCGGTAACCCAGCGACTCCGCACACGCCAGCACGCGACTGCGGGTGTCCGGGTTGACCAGGTGGGGTGCCGAGAAGGTGCGCGAGACGGTGGAGATGTGCACCCCCGAGGCCCGGGCAACGTCTCGGATCGTGGCTGGCACGCGAACCCCTTCGTGGTCATCAATGCTGTGGCCGTCGTCACGTGGATGGCCAATTAATGCAAACGGTTGTGCCTATGTCAATGGATGTTTGTTGCGGAACTATTGCGGAAGCGCTCCCAAGGCGATCATGCACCAGGCTAAATTAGGACAAAATAGCCCTCTTTGTGTTCGGCCGTTGACGGACAGCTATCCCTCATGGTTTCTTCGCTGCAAACCTTTGCAGTTATGGAAAGCGATGTAACCCCGGCTGCCGCCCCGATCGCCCGTCCCTGACCCGAGTGAACCAACCCTCCTAGGAGCCTCGTGTCCGACCTCCTCCTACCCGCCGAGCCCACGCAGCGCGGCATCGCCCGTGAGCTGTACGCGCTGGCGGCCGAACAGCCGATCATCTCGCCGCACGGCCACGTGGACCCCGGTCTGATCGCGGACGACGCGCCGTTCCCGGACCCGGCGCGGCTGATCATCGTGCCCGACCACTACGTCACCCGGATGCTGCTCAGCCAGGGCATTCCCCCGGCGGAGCTGGGCGTCCCCACGCGCGACGGCACACCCTCCGAGCAGGACGGCCGGACGATCTGGCGGCGCTTCGCCGAGCACTGGCACCTGTTCCGCGGCACGCCGTCGCGGCTGTGGCTGGAGCGGACGTTCGAGACCGTGTTCGGCGTGACCGAGCGGCTGAGCCCGGCGACCGCGGACGCGATCTACGACGAGATCTCCGCGAGACTGGCCACGCCCGAGTTCCGGCCGCGGGCGCTGTTCGAGCGGTTCAACATCGAGGTGCTGGCCACCACGGAGTCGCCGCTGGACGACCTGGCCCGGCACGCGCGGCTGGCCGACGACGGCTGGGGCGGTCCCGGCGGCCGGGTGATCACCACGTTCCGGCCGGACAACGTGGTGGACATGGAGTTCGAGGACTGGGCGGGCAACGTCGCGCGGCTCGGCGAGATCACCGGCGAGGACACCGGCACGTACCGCGGCTATCTGAACGCGCTTCGCGCGCGGCGCCTGGACTTCGTCGCGGCCGGGGCGACCAGCACCGACCACGGGCACCTGACCGCGCGCACGCTGCTGCTCACGCCGGCCGAGGCCGAGGCGCTCTACACGCGCGGGCTGTCCGGCACGGCGACGGCCGAGGACGCGGAGGCGTTCCGCGCGCACATGCTGATCGAGATGGCCCGGATGTCCATCGAGGACGGCCTGGTGATGCAGCTGCACCCGGGCGCGTTCCGCAACCACAACCGGTGGCTCTACGACCGGCACGGCCGGGACGTGGGCGGCGACGTCCCGCACGCGGTCGAGTTCGTGCACGGCCTGAAGCCGCTGCTGGACGCGCACGGCAACGACCCACGGCTGCGGCTGGTGCTGTTCACGCTGGACGAGGACACGTTCACCCGGGAGCTGGCGCCGCTGGCCGGTGGCTACGCCGCGCTGTTCCTCGGCGCGCCCTGGTGGTTCCTGGACTCGCCGGAGGTGATGCGCCGGTTCCGCGAGGCGGTCACCGAGACCGCGGGCTTCTACAACACGGCCGGGTTCGTGGACGACACCCGCGCGTTCTGCTCGATCCCGGTGCGGCACGACGTGGCCCGCCGGATCGACGCCGGGTTCCTGGCCCGGCTGGTCGCCGAGCACCGGCTGCCGCTCGACGAGGCGGCCGAGACGATCGTCGACCTCGCGTACCGGCTGCCCAAGAAGATCTTCAAAATCGGAGAGAAGCTGTGACCACCATTCTCGCGGTCGAGGTGCACGACGTGCGGTTCCCGACGTCGGACTCGGCGGACGGTTCCGACGCGATCAACCGGGGTGACTACTCGGCGACCTACGTCGAGCTGCGCACGGACGGCCCGCACGTCGGCGCCGGCTTCACGTTCACCAACGGCCGGGGCAACGAGATCACGGTCGCGGCCGTGAAGGCGCTCTCCCGGCACGTCGACGGCAAGACGCTGGAGGAGATCGTCGCGGCGCCGGTGGCGTTCTGGCGGTCGCTGTCCGCGGACGCGCAGCTGCGCTGGCTCGGCCCGGAGAAGGGCGTCATCCACATGGCGACCGGCGCGCTGGTCAACGCGGTGTGGGACCTGCGGGCCAAGGTCGAGGGCAAGCCGCTGTGGCGCCTGCTGGCCGAGATGCCGACCGCGGAGTTGGTCGCGTCGATCGACTTCCACCACATCACGGACGCGATCACGCCGGACGAGGCGGCCGCGATCCTGGACAAGGGCCGGACCGGGCTGGACGAGCGACTGGCCGAGATCGCCCGGGACGGCTTCCCGTCGTACACCACGTCGGTCGGCTGGCTCGGTTACCCGGACGAGAAGGTGCGGGCGCTGAGCCGGGCCGCGTTCGCCGAGGGCTGGCGCGCCGTGAAGATGAAGGTCGGCGGCCCGATCGAGGACGACGTGCGCCGGGCCCGGATCATCCGCGAGGAGGTCGGGCCGGACACGCGGCTGATGATGGACGCGAACCAGGTCTGGGACGTCGACGAGGCGATCGAGAACATGGCGCGGCTGGCCGAGTTCGACCCGTACTGGATCGAGGAGCCGACGCACGCGGACGACGTGCTCGGGCACGCCCGGATCCAGCGCGCGGTGGCGCCGATCAGAGTGGCCACCGGCGAGGTCGCGGCGAACCGGGTCATCTTCAAGCAGCTGCTGCAGGCCGAGGCGATCGGCGTGATGCAGATCGACGCGTGCCGGGTCGGCGGCGTCAACGAGGTGCTCGCCGAGATCGTGATGGCCGCCAAGTTCGGTGTCCCGATCTGCCCGCACGCGGGCGGCGTCGGCCTCTGCGAGTACGTGCAGCACCTGGCGATCTTCGACTACCTGCGGGTCAGCACGTCGCTCACCGGCCGGATGGTGGAGTACGTCGACCACCTGCACGAGCACTTCGTCGACCCGGTCAGCACCCGCGAAGGGCGATACCTGGTGCCGGAGCGGCCCGGGTACAGCGCGGAGATGAAGCCGGAGTCGGTCGCGGACTACAGCTTCCCGGACGGGCCGATCTGGAGCGCCCGGCTCGCGGACGGGGTGGACGCATGACCAGCGTGGTGAGCGTCAAGCGGCTCGGTCTGGGCGCGATCGCCTCGCTGCCGATCGAGAGCCGGCCGTTGGTCCGTCCGGACGAGATCGGCAGCGGCATCGTCCACCTCGGGCTCGGCGCGTTCCACCGGGCGCACCAGGCGGTCTTCACCGAGGAGGCGATCTCCGCCGGCGGTGGCGACTGGGGCATCGTCGGCGTGGCACCGCGCAGCACCGGCGTGTTCGACCGGATGCGGGCGCAGGACAACCTGTTCAGCGTGACCACGCTCGGCGCGCACACGTCCCGGACCCGCGTGATCGGGTCGTTGTCCGAGGTACGGCACGCGGCCAGCGACCCGGCCGCGATCGTGGCGCTGCTGGCCGACCCACGGATCCGGGTGGTGACGCTGACCGTCACGGAGAAGGCGTACCAGCTGGATCCGGTGACCGGCGAGCTGCTCGCGGACGAGGCGGTCGCCGCGGACCTGACCACGGACCGGCCACCGCAGACCGTGCCCGGCCTGCTGATCCGCGGGCTGCTGGCGCGCGCGGCCGCGGACGCCGGCCCACTCGCGCTGCTGAGCTGTGACAACCTGCCGTCGAACGGGCGCCGCACGCACGGGTTGGTCGGCGCCGGACTGGCGTTCGGCGGCTTCACCGGTGCGCCGGCCGACTGGATCCACCACAACGTGACGTTCCCGAACTCGATGGTGGACCGGATCGTGCCGGCCGCCACGCCGGAGACGTTGGCCACCGCGGCGCGCGTGCTCGGGGTGGAGGACCAGGCGGCGATCGCGGCCGAGCCGTACACCCAGTGGGTCATCGAGGACCGGTTCCCGGGCGGCCGGCCGTCCTGGGAGCAGGCCGGCGCGATCATGACGGACGACGCCGGGCAGTGGGAGCGGCTGAAGCTGCGCACGCTCAACGGCGTCCACTCCGCGCTCGCCTACCTCGGCGCGCTGGCCGGAAAGGAGACCATCGCGGAGGCGCTGGCGCTGCCGGGCATGGAGGGCACGCTGCGGAAACTCATCGCGGAGGACATCGCGGAGAGCTTCCGGCCGCCGGAGGGCGTCTCGATCGTCGGGTACGGCGACGACGTGCTGGCTCGCTTCGCCAACCCGGTGATCCTCTACCGGACGCACCAGGTGGCGATGGACGGTACGCAGAAGCTGCCGCAACGGCTCCTGCACACGATCCTGGACCGGCGGGCCGCGCACGGTGACGCGCGGTGGGCGACGCTGGCGGTGGCCGCGTGGATGCGGTTCGTGCAGGGCACGGCGGACGACGGGACCGCGCTGCCGCTGAACGACCCGCTGGCCGACCGGATCCGGACCGCGCTCGCGGACACGTCGTCGGAGCCGGCCGCGGTGGTGGACGCGCTGCTGCACATCGACTCGGTGTTCCCGGCCGCGCTGGCCGGGGACGACGAGGTGCGCGCGTCCATCACGTCCTGGCTCACCGACCTGACCCGGCACGGCGCGGCTGCCACGGTCGAGGCGGCCGGGAGGTGAGCCGCCCGCGACTCGTTCCGGCCCGGCACCGGCCGCCGGGGAGCCGTCGCGTCGTGGGGACTCCGGTATGAGTGAGCCCGTGCGGGAATCATCTGCTCGGTGGGACGGTGGCGCGGCGAGGAGGCCGGCATGAGACGCGTGGCGCTGATCGGGGCGAGCGGGCACGGGCTCTCGCATCGCCGGAACCTCGCTCGGCTGGCCGCGGCCGGCCGGGTCGAGGTGGCCGCGTTCGCGGACCCGCGCCCGCCCGCACCGGCGGAGGACGCGCCGATCGACCCGGCCACCCGGATCTTCACGGACCACGCGGAGATGCTGCGCGAGGTGCGGCCGGACGTGGTGGTGATCTGCACGCCGCCGCACACGCACCTGGCGATCGCCACCGACGCGCTGCGCGCCGGCGCGGACGTGCTGCTGGAGAAGCCGCCGGTGATGTCCCTGGCCGAGCATCGCGCGCTGGCCGCGGTGGCCGCGCGCACCGGCCGGGCCCTGCAGATCGGCTTCCAGGCGCTCGGTTCGGCAGCGCTGGCCCGGCTGCGCGCCGCGATCGCGGACGGGCGGCTCGGCGAGGTCACCGGCATCGCCGCGGTCGCGTCCTGGCAGCGGCCGGACGCGTACTACGCGCGGACGCCGTGGGCCGGGCGCCGCACGGTGAACGGCCGCCCGTCACTGGACGGCGCGATCGCGAACCCGCTGGCCCACGCGCTGATGCAGGCGCTGGCCCTGGCGCCCGACCCGCGGCCGGTCGCGCTGGAGCTGGAGCGGTACCGGACCCGGCCGATCGAGGTGGACGACACCGCGAGCCTGCGGGTGTCGTTCGCGGCCGGCCCGCCGGTGCTGATGGCGGTGACGCTCTGCGGTGAGGACTTCATCCGGGGCGAGATCGTCGTGCACGGTACGCACGGCCGGGCCGTGCTGGAATATCCGACCGACCGGCTGCTGCTGCCCGGCGACGACGCGCCGCAGCACGTGCCCGGCCGTCGTGACCTGCTGGAGAACCTGCTGGACGACCCGGCGCAGCTGATCGCGCCGCTGGACCGGACCGCGCCGTTCACGGCCGTGCTGGAGGCGGTGCAGGCGGCGCCGCCACCGCACGCGATCGACGCGGCGCTGGTCGACTCCGTGGGCACGCCGCCGGACCGGGTGCACGTGATCCGGGGCGTGAACGCGGCGCTGCGTGCCGCGGCGGACCGGCCCGCACTGCTCTCCGAGCTGGGCGTCGGCTGGGCACGGGAGCCGTGGCGCACCCCGATCGACGGACTGCCGGCACGAGACCTGCAAACGGGAGGCAAAACCGCCCGGTAACCAAACGGACAGAGTGGTCCACAATCCGGCGTTTGTGCGTCGGTTAATGGGTCATGCCGCTTTTACGTGCAACTAACCTGCATATTCGTTTTATTGACTCTCATCCACGTAAATATCTACGTTGAGCCCAGATGTTTCGCGTTCGTAAACGCATTCAGTGTGGCGCTCACGTGGAGAGATCAATGACGAAACCCACCATCGCGGCGGCGATCGCCGGATTGCTGTTGGTCACGCTGCCCTCGTCGGCGCAGGCGGCCCCGCCGGACCTGGGACGGCAGACGCTTCCGGCGAACGACGGCTGGGCCGCCGCCGGACCCGGCACCACCGGCGGCAGCGCGGCCGACGACGCGCACGTGTTCACGGTGCGCACCCGGGCCGAGCTGGTCGCCGCGATCGGCGGCCGGGCCGACGCGAGCCCGAAAATCATCTACGTCGAGGGGCGCATCGACGGCTTCGAGGCCGCGGACGGGACGCTGCTCGACTGCGCCGACCTGGCCGACCCGGCGTACTCGCTGGACGCCTACCTGGCCGCCTACGACCCGGCCACCTGGGGATACGTCGCACCCACCGGCGAGCTGGAGGCGGCCCGCGCCCGGTCGGTGACCCGGCAGACCGCGCAGACCCAGATCAACCTCAGCCCGAACACCACGATCGTCGGCCGGCCCGGCGCCACGCTGACCGGTCTGACGCTGATGGTCGACGGCGCCAGCAACACGATCATCCGCAACCTCGCGATCGAGGACGCGCGGGACTGCTTCCCGGCCTGGTCGCCGACCGACGGCGAGCTCGGCAACTGGAACTCGAACTACGACCTGATCTCCGTGCGGCGCAGCCAGAACGTGTGGGTCGACCACGTCACGTTCTCCGACGGCGACAACCCCGACACGGACCAGCCGATCCACTTCGGACGGCCGTACCAGGTGCACGACGGGGCGCTGGACATCACGCACACCGCGACCTACGTGACCGCGTCGTGGAACGTGTTCACCAACCACGACAAGACCATGCTGATCGGCTCGTCGAACACGGTAGGCCCGGACGTCGGCCGGCTCAAGGTGACCATCCACCACAACCTCTTCGACGGCAGCATCCAGCGTCTGCCGCGCGTGCGGTTCGGTCAGGTGGACATCTACAACAACTACTACCGCAGCTCCGGCGAGACGTTCGACTACGCGTGGGGCGTCGGCGTGCAATCCGCGATCTACGCGGAGAACAACTACTTCCGGCTCTACGACGACCTGCGGCCGGACGCGATCATCCGCGACTGGGGCGGCACCGCGATCACCGAGCGCGGCACCGTCGTCCGCACCGGCAACCGCGCCGAGGCCGCCATCAGCGCGCTCGACGCCTACAACGCCACCCACGACCCCGATCTGAGCGGTGACGCCGGCTGGACCCCCGTACTGCGGGCCGGACCGGTGCACGCCACCACGGATGTCCCGAGCGTCGTCGGCTCGTTCGCCGGCGCCGGGCGGATCTAGCGCCCAGTTCGCCCGGCCGTCCCGCCATCGGCTCCACGAGGCGGCCGGGCACGACCCGAAAGGAACCCACCATGCGACGTGTCGCCCACACGATCGCCCTGGCCGCGGTCGCCGCGGTCGCCGCGGTCTACGCGGCACCGGCCGCCAGCGCGGCCTCGCTGCTGACCGACACCTTCGAGGACGGCAACTCCAACGGCTGGTCCAAGTCGGGAGGCTCCTGGTCGGTCGTCTCCGACGGCTCGTTCGCCTACCGCCAGACCGGGACCAGCGCGGACGCCCGCACCTACACCGGGACCGCGTCCTGGACCGACTACTCCGTCCGGGCCCGGGTGAAGCCGACCGGCTTCAACGGCAGCGGGCGTACGGCCGGCATCACCGCCCGGGTGCAGAGCGGCAGCGCCTACTACGGGCTGGCGCTGTCGAACGCGGGCCGGATCGAGCTGTTCGAACGGGCCGGTGGTGCGCCGATCGTGCTGGCGTCCGCGGCCGCGACGGTCAGCACCGGCACCTGGTACACGCTGACGCTCGAGGTCACCGGCAGCACACTGCGCGGCTACCTGAACGGCGCGCCGGTCGTCACGGCCACCGACGGCACGCTCACGTCGGGGCGGGCCGGGCTCGCCACGTCGTACGCGTCGGCCAGTTTCGACGATTTCGAGGTCTCCACCGGCCCGGTGGTGGAACCGACCGGCACCGTCACGCCCACGCTGCCGCCGACCGAGCCGCCGATCGACCCGGGTGCGCCACCGATCGGCTTCGCCTCGGTGAACGCGCTCGGCCAGAACGGCACCACCGGCGGCGCGGGCGGGCCCACGGTCACGGTGGACACCGCGGCCGAGTTCCTCACCGCGATCGCAACGGCCGGACCGCTGAACATCCGGGTCAGCGGCGTGCTCACGCTGCCCGGCCCGATGCACGACGTGACCAGCGACAAGACCATCGTGGGCGTCGGCGCGGCGTCCGGGCTCACCGGCGGCGGCCTCAACATCGGCCTGCCGGTCTCCGCCGTGACCTCGCCGCCGGCGGACGCGGTGCACAACGTGATCATCCGGAACCTGAACTTCACCGGTACGCCGGACGACGCGATCAACGTGCAGATGTTCACGCACCACGTGTGGATCGACCACAACGACCTGTCCGACGGGTACGACGGGCTGATCGACATCAAGCGCGGCTCGTCCTACATCACGGTCTCCTGGAACCACACGCACGACCACTCGAAGAACATGCTGCTCGGGCACGACGACAGCAACGGCGCGCAGGACACCGGGTACCTCAAGGTGACCTACCACAACAACTGGTTCGACCGGACGCCGCAGCGCAACCCGCGCATCCGGTTCGGCGAGCCGGTGCACGTGTTCAACAACTACTTCGTCTACAACACCGACGTCGGCGTGGCCTGTCAGGCGAACGCGGGCTGCGTGATCGAGGGCAACTACTTCGAGGACGTCGAGGAGCCGGTCAGCAACAACTACGCCGGCCCGGGCGGGCGCTGCGTGGCCCGCAACAACGTGTTCGTCGGCGAGTCCGGTGCCCCGGACTGCAGCGGCACCGTGCAGGAGCCGAGCACCTACTACAGCTACACCGTCGCCGACCCGAACGGCGTCAAGGCCGCGGTCATGGCCGGCGCGGGCACCGGAAATCTCGCTTTCTGATGGTGTGACGTGACCGCGGGCGGCCGGCAGAACCGCCCGCGGCCACCGGCCCCCGGCGGTGGGCAGACACCCCGGGGGCCGCAGACCTCAACATATCGACAGACGTCGAGGTGTTGACGCAATCCGGGTGGGGGCGGTGCCGCCACACCACCGCCCCCACCCCCGCTCTCTCGCAGCAGGGAGAAAACCGTGACCCGTACCCGTACCGCCGCCGCTGTCTGTGGGTCCTTGCTCGTCGCCACCGTGCTGGTGGCGATCGGCACCGGCAGCGCCGCCGCGGCCACGCTCTTCACCGACGACTTCGGCGACGGGAACGCCGCCGGCTGGACCTCCTCCGGCGGCAGCTGGGGCGTCGCGTCCGGCGCCTACCGGCAGACCGGCACCAGCAGTGACGCCCGATCGCTGACCGGCACCGCGAGCTGGACCGACTACACGGTCCAGGCCACGGTCCGGCCCACCGCGTTCAACGGCGGCAACCGGTTCGTGGCGCTGCTCGCCCGCGCGCAGAACGCGACGAACTACTACTACCTGGCACTGCGCAGCAACGGCACGGTCGAGCTGAAACGGCTGGTCGGCGGCTCGTCGGCCACGCTGGCGTCGGCGCCGCTGCCGGTCGCCGCCGGCTCGTCCTACGCGGTCCGGCTGGAGGTGGCCGGCTCCACGCTGCGCGGCTACGTCGACGGGGCGCTGCTCGCGTCCGCGACCGACACCCGGTTCACGTCCGGGCGGGTCGGCGTGGCCACGTTCAACGCGTCCGCGGAGTTCGACGACGTGACCGTCTCCACCGGGGCCGGCCCCGCACCCACCTCGGCGTCGCCGACCACCCCCGGGCCGACCACGCCGCCACCCACGTCACCGCCGCCGGCGCCCGGCGGGCTGGTCGGCTGGGCCACCCAGAACGGCGGCACCACCGGTGGGGCGGGTGGCCCCACCGTGACCGTGACCGACGGGCAGGCGCTGGCCGACGCGCTGGAGCAGGACGGGCCGCTGACCATCCGGGTGCAGGGCGCACTGTCCATGCCGGACAAGATGAACGACGTCGAGTCGGACAAGACCGTGCTCGGCGCGCCCGGCGCCACGCTGGACAACGGCCTCAACATCAGCGACGCGCACAACGTCATCATCCGCAACCTGACGTTCCGCGGCTGGGACGACGACGCGATCAACGTGCAGCGGTCGACGAACGTGTGGATCGACCACAACCTGCTGGACGGCGGGTACGACGGCGCCGTCGACGTCAAGCGCGGGTCCGACTTCGTCACCGTCTCCTGGAACCGGGTGCGCAACCACACCAAGTCGATGCTGCTCGGGCACGACGACGGCAACGCGTCCGAGGACACCGGGCACCTGCGCGTGACCTACCACCACAACTGGTTCGACGGGTCCAAGGAGCGGCACCCGCGGGTGCGCTTCGGCGACCCGGTGCACGTGTACAACAACTACTACTTCGGCGCCGACTACGGCGTGGCGTCCACGATGGGCGCGGGCGTGCTGGTCGAGAGCAACTACTTCGAGAACGTCACCCGGCCGACCGCGGTCGGGTACGCCGATTCCGGGCCGGGCGACCTGGTCCAGCGCGACAACGTGTTCGTCAACTCCGGCACCCCGGAGAGCGCGGGCACGGTGAACGCCATCCCGTACGCCTACACGCCGGACGCCGCCGCCTCGGTGAAGTCCGTCGTCACGGCCGGCGCCGGGGCCACGCTGACCCTCTGAGGCCCTCCCCACCGGGCGGGATCCGCGGCAGCGGGTCCCGCCCGTTCTTCGGTCCTGCGGCCTCGGATCGTGCAGGGCGGAGCCCCGGCGACGACCGGTGCCCGCTCCGAGCGTGCGGGACCCGGCCCGCCGGAAGCGGGTGAAGAAGGCCCCGGACATGCCGCAGGGGCGGCCCCTCCGTCCGGAGGAACCGCCCCTGGTGAGTGCGTCCGAGATCAGATGCGCTCGGTGGTCTTGGCGTTGAAGAGGTGGATCTTGTCGGCGCGCGGCTTGACGTAGATCGTCTCGCCCATGTTGGGCATGTGACGACGGTCGGTGCGGACGACGAAGCGCTCGGAGGCGCCACCGATCTCGGCGTGGCCGTAGACGTTCGCGTCGGAGCCGAGGTCCTCGACCAGCTCGACCACGATCGGCAGGCCGCCCTCGCTGGCGCTGACGATGTCGGTGTCCTCCGGGCGGAAGCCGACGGTGACCTTGTCGCCACCGGTGCGCGCGGACTCGATGTTCTCCCGGGTGATCGGGAGGACGATGCCGGCGAAGTCGGCGCCGCCGTCGACCAGCGAGACGGTCTTGATGTTCATGGCGGGGGAGCCCATGAAGCCGGCGACGAACACGTTCTTCGGGGTGTCGTAGAGCGCGCGGGGCGTGTCGACCTGCTGCAGGTTGCCGTCCAGCATGACCGCGACCCGGTGGCCCATGGTCATGGCCTCGACCTGGTCGTGCGTGACGTAGACCGTGGT
This genomic window from Catenuloplanes niger contains:
- a CDS encoding Gfo/Idh/MocA family protein — encoded protein: MRRVALIGASGHGLSHRRNLARLAAAGRVEVAAFADPRPPAPAEDAPIDPATRIFTDHAEMLREVRPDVVVICTPPHTHLAIATDALRAGADVLLEKPPVMSLAEHRALAAVAARTGRALQIGFQALGSAALARLRAAIADGRLGEVTGIAAVASWQRPDAYYARTPWAGRRTVNGRPSLDGAIANPLAHALMQALALAPDPRPVALELERYRTRPIEVDDTASLRVSFAAGPPVLMAVTLCGEDFIRGEIVVHGTHGRAVLEYPTDRLLLPGDDAPQHVPGRRDLLENLLDDPAQLIAPLDRTAPFTAVLEAVQAAPPPHAIDAALVDSVGTPPDRVHVIRGVNAALRAAADRPALLSELGVGWAREPWRTPIDGLPARDLQTGGKTAR
- a CDS encoding pectate lyase family protein, translated to MTKPTIAAAIAGLLLVTLPSSAQAAPPDLGRQTLPANDGWAAAGPGTTGGSAADDAHVFTVRTRAELVAAIGGRADASPKIIYVEGRIDGFEAADGTLLDCADLADPAYSLDAYLAAYDPATWGYVAPTGELEAARARSVTRQTAQTQINLSPNTTIVGRPGATLTGLTLMVDGASNTIIRNLAIEDARDCFPAWSPTDGELGNWNSNYDLISVRRSQNVWVDHVTFSDGDNPDTDQPIHFGRPYQVHDGALDITHTATYVTASWNVFTNHDKTMLIGSSNTVGPDVGRLKVTIHHNLFDGSIQRLPRVRFGQVDIYNNYYRSSGETFDYAWGVGVQSAIYAENNYFRLYDDLRPDAIIRDWGGTAITERGTVVRTGNRAEAAISALDAYNATHDPDLSGDAGWTPVLRAGPVHATTDVPSVVGSFAGAGRI
- a CDS encoding enolase C-terminal domain-like protein — protein: MTTILAVEVHDVRFPTSDSADGSDAINRGDYSATYVELRTDGPHVGAGFTFTNGRGNEITVAAVKALSRHVDGKTLEEIVAAPVAFWRSLSADAQLRWLGPEKGVIHMATGALVNAVWDLRAKVEGKPLWRLLAEMPTAELVASIDFHHITDAITPDEAAAILDKGRTGLDERLAEIARDGFPSYTTSVGWLGYPDEKVRALSRAAFAEGWRAVKMKVGGPIEDDVRRARIIREEVGPDTRLMMDANQVWDVDEAIENMARLAEFDPYWIEEPTHADDVLGHARIQRAVAPIRVATGEVAANRVIFKQLLQAEAIGVMQIDACRVGGVNEVLAEIVMAAKFGVPICPHAGGVGLCEYVQHLAIFDYLRVSTSLTGRMVEYVDHLHEHFVDPVSTREGRYLVPERPGYSAEMKPESVADYSFPDGPIWSARLADGVDA
- a CDS encoding mannitol dehydrogenase family protein, translated to MTSVVSVKRLGLGAIASLPIESRPLVRPDEIGSGIVHLGLGAFHRAHQAVFTEEAISAGGGDWGIVGVAPRSTGVFDRMRAQDNLFSVTTLGAHTSRTRVIGSLSEVRHAASDPAAIVALLADPRIRVVTLTVTEKAYQLDPVTGELLADEAVAADLTTDRPPQTVPGLLIRGLLARAAADAGPLALLSCDNLPSNGRRTHGLVGAGLAFGGFTGAPADWIHHNVTFPNSMVDRIVPAATPETLATAARVLGVEDQAAIAAEPYTQWVIEDRFPGGRPSWEQAGAIMTDDAGQWERLKLRTLNGVHSALAYLGALAGKETIAEALALPGMEGTLRKLIAEDIAESFRPPEGVSIVGYGDDVLARFANPVILYRTHQVAMDGTQKLPQRLLHTILDRRAAHGDARWATLAVAAWMRFVQGTADDGTALPLNDPLADRIRTALADTSSEPAAVVDALLHIDSVFPAALAGDDEVRASITSWLTDLTRHGAAATVEAAGR
- a CDS encoding pectate lyase family protein, whose translation is MRRVAHTIALAAVAAVAAVYAAPAASAASLLTDTFEDGNSNGWSKSGGSWSVVSDGSFAYRQTGTSADARTYTGTASWTDYSVRARVKPTGFNGSGRTAGITARVQSGSAYYGLALSNAGRIELFERAGGAPIVLASAAATVSTGTWYTLTLEVTGSTLRGYLNGAPVVTATDGTLTSGRAGLATSYASASFDDFEVSTGPVVEPTGTVTPTLPPTEPPIDPGAPPIGFASVNALGQNGTTGGAGGPTVTVDTAAEFLTAIATAGPLNIRVSGVLTLPGPMHDVTSDKTIVGVGAASGLTGGGLNIGLPVSAVTSPPADAVHNVIIRNLNFTGTPDDAINVQMFTHHVWIDHNDLSDGYDGLIDIKRGSSYITVSWNHTHDHSKNMLLGHDDSNGAQDTGYLKVTYHNNWFDRTPQRNPRIRFGEPVHVFNNYFVYNTDVGVACQANAGCVIEGNYFEDVEEPVSNNYAGPGGRCVARNNVFVGESGAPDCSGTVQEPSTYYSYTVADPNGVKAAVMAGAGTGNLAF
- a CDS encoding pectate lyase family protein, with the translated sequence MTRTRTAAAVCGSLLVATVLVAIGTGSAAAATLFTDDFGDGNAAGWTSSGGSWGVASGAYRQTGTSSDARSLTGTASWTDYTVQATVRPTAFNGGNRFVALLARAQNATNYYYLALRSNGTVELKRLVGGSSATLASAPLPVAAGSSYAVRLEVAGSTLRGYVDGALLASATDTRFTSGRVGVATFNASAEFDDVTVSTGAGPAPTSASPTTPGPTTPPPTSPPPAPGGLVGWATQNGGTTGGAGGPTVTVTDGQALADALEQDGPLTIRVQGALSMPDKMNDVESDKTVLGAPGATLDNGLNISDAHNVIIRNLTFRGWDDDAINVQRSTNVWIDHNLLDGGYDGAVDVKRGSDFVTVSWNRVRNHTKSMLLGHDDGNASEDTGHLRVTYHHNWFDGSKERHPRVRFGDPVHVYNNYYFGADYGVASTMGAGVLVESNYFENVTRPTAVGYADSGPGDLVQRDNVFVNSGTPESAGTVNAIPYAYTPDAAASVKSVVTAGAGATLTL
- the uxaC gene encoding glucuronate isomerase; the encoded protein is MSDLLLPAEPTQRGIARELYALAAEQPIISPHGHVDPGLIADDAPFPDPARLIIVPDHYVTRMLLSQGIPPAELGVPTRDGTPSEQDGRTIWRRFAEHWHLFRGTPSRLWLERTFETVFGVTERLSPATADAIYDEISARLATPEFRPRALFERFNIEVLATTESPLDDLARHARLADDGWGGPGGRVITTFRPDNVVDMEFEDWAGNVARLGEITGEDTGTYRGYLNALRARRLDFVAAGATSTDHGHLTARTLLLTPAEAEALYTRGLSGTATAEDAEAFRAHMLIEMARMSIEDGLVMQLHPGAFRNHNRWLYDRHGRDVGGDVPHAVEFVHGLKPLLDAHGNDPRLRLVLFTLDEDTFTRELAPLAGGYAALFLGAPWWFLDSPEVMRRFREAVTETAGFYNTAGFVDDTRAFCSIPVRHDVARRIDAGFLARLVAEHRLPLDEAAETIVDLAYRLPKKIFKIGEKL